ccgacaccgattagactcgtaaggactttgatcttctttttgtttaagttctttgtttcttttgaaaatgagcggtgcagaaggtcgagagcgcgagccctccttccattgagttctcttggtcatcgtcgatgaggaagaggcggccgccaagcacgcaacccgaaCCTCTTAGGGTCCTGCTCCAGTCGTCGTGGgcggtcgtaccattaaggcgtcACGCGCTTCTTGAGTGGAGAatctcctatagacgagctacgatcggttcttcgagaatccgatcttggtcgcttagccaagaatataacattcgcccgacttgtacgagctaatcaagtgccatggcgaccttcgtgtcaatcacttctttgaagagaacgacatggttatggtgtacgaggaacaattaaaggccgcctTCTTCCCCTcggatgacttctacaaggaggtcttaaaatttcatcgagcatccattgttcaaattcaccccaactcgtggcggatcttggtagctttccgaggtctatgccgagctaagggaatcggactcacggctaaagtgttcgccaagccgcaccggctaactcaccgaaaggacgatgaccatcggttctttcagcgaagcctagttgcggctcttttccgaccgcctcgtcccttaagaactggaagaatcgtttcttcattgtgaggagcaaagatccgagccgctttgaggatttCCCACATTTGGTGGTACCAGTGGACCCTTGCTTCCAACCATATTACctcgagcgaagaggaaagtttgatagtgatggatctcaagagtgaggctgccactaaaagtattcttgtttggattcgtgatcgccgagccgcaccattggatcGTTTCAATCGCcaccgccaagaccgcgaacttccgctctctaacctcggcatcggtattttctatatctcaattctcacgaccttagtgatctcactaaccttttcttcgtgcaggtatggcgggtggtgaaggtcataggaagcgaaaaaggaaagagagatcttccggaaagtaaaggagatgaagcgttcagaaCGACTCCAAACACCTGGTCGcgagcctggggagatacaaagagatcctccccaaccttcgggtccctcgaccactgaagctacccgatctcctcctagatcggaagagcagcctcgaTTCTTGCAGCTTGTCCCAAGCGCGGAAAGGGGACCTACTCAAGCTTCGAGGACCTCCTCTGGGCGCCGACatcgatcgactccttgaaggataaccgaatcataggagaacccggttttgctaaagtcccgggtctaccatcttctttcagaggatcgggacagctatcctgcagtggccttgatgacatattgactcggaacATGAgattaaacgtggagtgtccgtgaactgcaccatgatccgaaaggattcaataccgggtaaggagatcgaagaagaaccagaagtggattcctccgatccgaactctcatcggctcgtgattatatatctcaggtcgagggacgggcaaagctccatgaagaccggttggccgaacagaaCCGTATTTCGGACGAGAGGGAccgcgctcttaaggaagtccaggcgctccacgccaatgcatcctctcaggtcgctcaacttatagaggaactcgaggcgaaggataaggagcttaaggagagggatgaggagatggtgacgggaatagctgaggcctatgtgaaggctcacaaggatctcttggccgcactccaggagcgtacccgtaagaagacttttcttggatggacgactgcacccggggcgatggtgaagatagtgaggatgaagccgagggtgagagggagagagggagtgatccaaatgtagatcaggctgggggtgatcccccagccgaataactttgtacaaattatgacatgaaatgaaatgccttttgttcaatgaatgattgtgatcggaaaattttgaaccattatttgtctgagtatttgattgtatgagcacagcaaaacaaaaactaaatgtgattattaatctaagtatgagagatcggaaagcactctgaacatgagatcggtagggaagaaatgctgaacagaacttgaccgaaaatttaactcgaacacttaagatcggaatcgaaccaacactttagctcttaaactttcggaaaggaggtcggcaataaaactggtaggaaaagatctagtgctagttcactccatttatcaacagggatcgggaatattcttgacaggtccggaaatccggcaacgggtttgaaggatcggtaaatgatttgagagatcggctgagtttcaagggatgcgtaggacttatcattgattcacgtctttgcgaggagaggtcggaaatgtgaccgcctaccaaagagggatcggaaacgtgattagctactccgaggaaacttagcaccggggatcggtttcaaagtattttggggatcggccaaaatatggtgtcgacaatgatatgagtatgtggagggtgagctgagctccccaatggattgtttattgtgtttacaggtcgggtgagtcaaaaactccccgttggtaggtccattttatggccggactctgtccggttggtttcttgaaattgggcccaaatgggccttagagttgggtaaatgaatagttaaggcttactacgggtctcgggggctttaggctggcccaggtcctagtgccggtccggctcataggttgggtcgtgacacaagagaactgagttttaatcatttttgcaaatgtgatgtaaatttgtgataactcagatcgatgtttcaaaaaatatatccaagtaaaccgagaataatcatcaataaatattacaaaataacgaaaaccatttattgaagaaataggagaaggaccccaaatgtcagaatgaattaaaccaaaaagagtgtctgaagtagtattattatgagaaaaagataatgcaggttattttgcaagctgacaatttaaacaattaaatgactcaaacttagtagatcctaataatctacgagaaattaaaggttgaattttactggtagaagcatgaccaagacgaagatgccactggtgaatggaggaattagggattgtagctgcagacacaaatctctgaggaagatgtaaagatgtaagctcaaataatcgacccactctgcgaccctccccaagaatcatccccgtttgtggatcctgcactgacaccatggtgagaaaaaaataatatttagtcctttttcacacaactgaccaacagaaataagattgagtgccaaattagggatataataggtgtcagggagatgaagatttgaggtagacacatgaccagtatgtgtgatgttcattttagtaccatttgcagtatggattggtggtaaggaagatacaggttttgcagaagacaagaatttaagattagtggtcatatgattacaacatgcagagtcaaaaagccaataagaattacccggagtggcagacatggcagcaggagaattagaagagataacctgtttgaatagtgcctcaagatcactcatggtgatggcagtagagccctcagtagcagcaacagcagtgacagaggaagatccaggctttgagacattcttgaatttagaatgccctccttttggtcttggaggacgtgtgggacaatgttcaagaatatgaccgtaaccatgacaatatttgcattttatagtaggacaatatgcaaaagcatgaccaatttgattacaattcttacagagttgattgccagatttctgatgtgaggatcgagtagttgcaagagcagcttcaaattgaggagttttatccaaactgagacgagtctcttcaaaaataatctcttgaatagcagtttccaatgatgggagtggatttcaatgtagcagggacgctcaaacggcctcatattctgatcgaagagccattagaacttgaatgagatgaagatgatcttcactgattttggcctgagatatttgattccaaataggttggacctgggcaagaaaatcattcacagattgacctgcttcttgtttcagattatgaagagtagtccacaactgataatagtgggcaagtccaatggtctgatatcgattagccaaaaaatcccagatttcttttgcagagtcataattagcaaactggatgtggatggacgagacagaggtattgcgaaaccaggtgatgatctgatgatttttactatcccaatcctcaagacggcCAAAGAAATTTTGCATCggtttcatcgttctctcttgtcaCGCAGTTGATATCTCCAAGAATAATACGCCAAAGCTTACGACCTatcaaaaacttttcattccttgaacccaaagattatagttggaaccaatGAATCAAGCAATAGGtcttgaaatatcagatttctccattgataacaagatgaggagaaaaaaaatggtataataataggtatgaaagaatgaaccagaacaggttgtagagagagcagagagacaaaactagaaataaaaactttatggctctgataccatgttagaagaaagaatacaagtaatgaagaaaaggattgtgtatttgtctgtgtctcatttacagagatattacatctatttatacatgaaaatatgaactaatttggacaagaataataattgctataattatgctacacaaatctcctataatcatgctaattgctgtaattatgctacacaaatctcctataatcatgctaattgctgtaattatgctaacagacTAATTAAGCTGTGCCTCTTATTTTGCCAAGTCATTTTGTAGTGTCAAAATTTTTCAATGGACTTCATAATGCTAGCTTGCTTTTGAGCATTTAAAATGCTTTTTGAGCTCTCTGCCTCTCTTACGCAGATCGCACCTAAAAGAAACTATTGCCTTGGTTctggtccaacaagaagaaggacaacAACTACCCATGTATTATGCGAGTCAAGTTCATTGGGAAGCATAGCTAAGATATTCACAATTGGAGAAAATAGCAACTTTGGACAACTTTAACCTTCTGTTATGATTATCATTGTACTTTTTAACTCTAAAAAATGGCCCATGTATCAAATAGTGGACTAATGGCACACCCCAACCTAACTTTAATTTCTGTCGTGTATATATTCTGATTCTCCATACCTTATACAAATTTATCTTACTTCTGGTCTGTGAATCCAATGGCATATGCTAATCCAACAACCTTATAGATGGATGAAAAAAATTCTGTATAATTAAGTGTATCCAAATCCATAATATAGATTGCAGATTAAGTTTACATATTCTACTTCAGGATTTGTCCCTCTCCTGCCTAACTGTGCCACCCAGCATCTTTAAGTATATCAGATGGTTAAGTGGATAAGCTTTGCGCCAACTTGATATAGAAATTACACCAAGTGGAAGGTGAAGTGTCTTTTATAGATGATTTGATCGGGTTTATAGATCATCGTAATCCAAGGATCTTGAGATTGTTAAAATACAGCCAGCTGGAAGAAAATTGGATTTATTAATTCGTCCATTTGAGAAACAAAGTCAGAAAAGCAACAAGATAGAAAAGGAAATTGCCAAGAAGGAGATAATATATGGTCAAAAGAATTTTAGAAGAGAAGGAAAGCTATCTTATTAATAGAAATATCCCTCCCTTTCCTTTGGAGAGGCAAATGCATTTTTATTAGGAAGAAAAGGATTAGCGTTATCTTATCTACTTaagtatttaatatattttcttattatttaaaataatcttTCTTTATTTAAATAAAGTAATTATAAAATTCGTGGATTTTTTTTTATACAAATTACGAAAAGACTGTATTTAATAATTTTCCTTTGAAAGAGGACAAAATATTGGATGGCGTTGGCACTCAACTGCCAGGCCCAATTCTTCTGTTTGTATTATAAGGCTTTGTCTTTAAGGCCATTTTATAGATCTAAAGCCCACCAGTTTGGCTCTTTTTCTTCGTAGGGTAATCTTTAAAACCTTCTACCTTGCAGGTTGCAGGCGCCTGCCCAAGAAAGTGTTACACTAACACTTTTATATGCAtaaattgagatgattgaatgtGAAGCACTATGGCATTTGGTGTTTTCTGCAGGAAGAAGGAATTAGACATCTCACCTCATGCATTGAATCATTTTTATATTTTCCTTAGCGGTTAGTCAAAATCCAACAAATTCTTGTTTTCAACTAATTTATGCAGAAATAGAAGAAGTTGATCTATTAATCAGAAATCTCTCCTAACTCAGTCACTTTTGACGGTGCAAATTGCATTAGATGATCAAAATAAAATGTTTTTGATAATATATTATATCCCAtctctccttttcttcttttgtttttttttcaaaTGCTACGTGTATGGTAATCAATTCAATGGCATTGTGCAGTCTTCATCATTCATGAGAATAGCACAGCGATGAgtgtttcttttttttatttaattgcaaTGTGAGGTCCAATTTATGCTATTACATGTGCCAAAATATAGGCACACAATAGAGGGTACTGTTTCAAATATGAGGATATAATGCAAGGTCTGACTAAAGAACTATACTTTATAGAGGATAAAGAAAGCACAAAACTATAGATTCATCACAGCAAGATAGTGCAATCAATTGTCGTATGTGACATGTCCAATAGCTGCAAAGCTTGACAAAAGAGAatctgcttttctttttctttgtctttttttttaaatttatttcttttattttatgttCTTGCCTTTTTGCTGTGTGGCTTTGAGAGCAACGACTCTTTCCTCATAAAAACTGCCAACCAACACAAGCCAAAGTCTTGTTATCTTCGCTCTCAAAGGCTCTCTATCTCTCACACATAGTTTTTGTTGTTTACATGTTTGAGAGCTAGGGAAAGAGATGGAAGAAGAGAAATCATACTTGCCGGCCAATTCTCTTCCATATTGCAGTGCGAGAATTATATCATCGGAAATTGTGGAGATAGGAGAGGATAGCAGGAGTGGTACGTTTGTTAACAGCATAGATGCTGGAGCCAGTGATGTTTATGTAGCTGTGGGTAAAGATGATTTAGATGTCCTGAAATGGGCTCTTGATCATGCTGTTTCTCCTGGATCTCGAGTTTTCCTTGTTCATATTTTTCCTCCAATAACATATATTCCTACACCAGGTAACACTTCGCTCGTTTAATCCTCcctttacaatttctaattatttcCAGTATTGACTTTTGTATTCTCCTTCTCACAATATCCATCAAATTTAGTGGggtcattttcttttttattttttggtaAGCAGGAAGCTTTTGCTTCTTTGAATTAACATTAACATCTTGTCATTCTAAGTCCACAAAAGAATAAGGAAATGTGTTATTCATTGAAATTGTGGCAGTTATTAtgttttgtttttattatttgaaACTTTTAAGCAGAAGTGCTCTTGACGTAATTGACCACATGGCAGAGGCATCTGATTAGGCCAACCAGAATTAATTTCACAGCCTAGGGATCAGCATATTAAGaaatatgttaattattctaaagTTTTTCTTTCAGTTAATGCTTGATGATGCAAATCAATCATATAGATACCAAAGTTACTATATAAACATGTGTGAGATTTTAATCTCTGCAACAGCAATTATTTATAAtgccttcttttcattttttttttttaatcttttcaaTTATATGTTAATAGTTGGAAAATTATCCAGAAGTCAATTAAGCCAAGATCAAGTGAGATATTACATTAATGAAGAGCATAACAGGAGGAGGAATATATTGCAGAAATACATTCGCTTGTGTAATGATGCCAAGGTGCAGAGATATTAGGCTTGCTTTAGTACCGTGTGTTCATACTCAATAAACACATTGATTAATAACAGAAATTCTGATCCCAATATGACAGGTGACAGTGGATACAATGCTCCTTGAGAGTAGTGAGACTGCCAAAGCtattcttgatctcattcctgtTCTGAACATTACCAATCTTGTCATGGGAACTACACGCCGGCCTCGCACAAGGTGTATTCACCTGCTCTTTTTGTGTCAGTTGAATTTGAACGACTCTGGAGTCTGGACTGCAGTGCCTCAATTCAATCTATCTGTTTACAATCACATTCACTATTGCAATCAGCCTAACCATCTATGCTATTTATTAGACTAATTACTGAGGAAGTAGCTTTTATAACTTCAGGTTACTGAAGAAAAAATTGGCGAAAGCAGAGTTTATCAAGAAGAACGCTCCAGACTATTGTCAGATCACTATTGTTCCTGATCGCAAGAAGGTTGTGGATGACCAGAAAGTAACAGAGCTGGTGCATCCATCTCACCCTACCAATCCTAAAAGACCCGATATTTCTCGGAGCAACTCTGAAAAGAAGTTTTTGGAGTGCGCATGCTTTTCAGGCAAGTTCAACTGAAAGTAAAATGCTGCTTTGTAAATGTCTGACTGAGGGACTTTTAAGAATAGACTTGCATTTTATGCAAGCAAGACCACTATGTACTTTATTAAATTTCAAGAAATGTAAAATTGTTTACTTTCAATTTGATTTCCAATATCTACCTCTAAATTAAGTAATTAACTCCATCTGCTTCATTCAGCTTGTAGGAGTAAGGTGAAGTATTAAGATTTTAACAGCTCCAAGGTACAAGGGATGAAGAACAACTTGCAATTGAAAAAGGAAAGGCCACAACAAGCACAACCCATAAGTTCTGGAGGAGATTTGGTGTTGTCTGAAAATAATGTGCAAGCAGAACAGAAGACAACAACTAACAATTTTCTTTTACTTCATTGAATTCTTTCCAAGCCTATAATAACCAATAATGTATTTGACTAGAAGTACACAATAGATGAGAAGGCCAAGTACACAAAAAATAAAGCAATTAAAGCATGGAAGCTCCTTGACTGATCTGGACTTAGAAAGGTCCTCATTTTAGCACCACGTGATGAAAAAAGAACCTGCAAAATCAGCAACATATCAAAATTATAAGTACATTTCCCGCTTCCTACACATCATACCATCATGTACATGAAAAATATAATTAACCACCAAAGAGTACAAAGACATGCATATTGCAAGGCATAGAGGAGAAACATGGCATTTGAATAATGTAGAAACCATCTTAATCTTATTTTTGAgattgatggatacgtaaaatgtCCGTCCTGTCCATTTTTGGCCGTCCCATCGTTCTCAGAAGCCACTTGCATTTGCATGGCCTCCATTAGCACGATAGCAACTCTTAATAGTCTCTTTAAAACTTTTTGCTCATTTTCATGTGCCTAATCATGCATGGGTAGCTTGTATGATCTTCAAGGGAATAATTGTTTTATTAAAAAACCAAACTTTTGGGCTGATTAAACTTTACAATTTTGAACCATAACGGATTTGACTGAGACTTCTATTTAGCGGATCTAGTGTCAAGCTTGGGTAGGTTGAATCTTTGAGAATGAAAAACATGACAGCTGAGTATTCTCTTGTCCAAGATTGGCTATCTTACTAATGGTCTCAAGTGGAATGAGCCAATATGGAGAGCTTCGTTAGCTTGCAGTCCTAAATTATGACGCATTAGTACTTTTTTGAACCTAATGCAATATAGTTTATTGGCTTGATTTCTATTTCAATTGGTTGTAGATGTGAAGGACATGAAGTGTGTGATCAAATTCCTTCCAGCCTTGAGGATTATGTCCAAAGGATTGGACGAACTGGTCGTGCATGGCCTAGGGGAACTGCATTCACCTTTTTCACCAATGCAGATGCAAAGTTTGCTGGGGATCTTATCAAGATTCTAAAGGAAGCAGGGCAGATTGTCAGATGCTGCTCTAGGGGGTAAATGCTTGATTATCTTTACTGTACTTGAGTGCAGGATCCATCCAAGGACAGTAAAATTGATCTGTGTACCCTGGCATGGATTGTTTTTAATAACGTTTAGTTAAAAGACTACCAAATTCAAATTCTCAAGGCACTGCTTTCTGCAAAGGTTTATTTTTCAGGATTTGAACAACAGAAACAGAAAATGCTGTCTTAGTTAAATGAGCGACTGGGGTTTGGCACTAGGTAAATTGGCAGCTTCGTTCTGAGCCCTATTCCATTGTCTCCAAAAGGACAACTCACCCCAAGTCCATATCTAAAATGCTAACGCAATAAAAACGTCGTCGTTTATGTTGTTTGGACTTTTGACGGAATCAGGGCAAAATGGTAAAATTACTATGACGCCAATTGTCTCTCTCTATAAATGTTGAAAACCCTAGCTCCTCCAATTCTCTACAGAGCCGCCCAAAAACCCTTCCTTAAGCAGAGAGAGCTAAAATGACCACCCGATTCAAGAAGAACCGGAAGAAGCGCGGCCATGTGAGCGCTGGCCATGGGCGTATCGGCAAGCACCGGAAGCACCCTGGAGGTCGCGGTAACGCCGGAGGCATGCATCACCACAGGATCCTCTTCGACAAGTACCATCCTGGGTATTTTGGAAAGGTCGGTATGCGATATTTCCACAAGTTGCGCAACAAGTTCTACTGCCCCATCGTCAACATCGACAAGCTTTGGTCGTTGATCCCTCAGGAAGTGAAGGATAAGGCTAGCAAGGACAATGTGCCCATGATCGATGTCACTCAGTATGGCTACTTCAAGGTATTGGGGAAGGGCGCTCTGCCAGAGAACAAGCCGATTGTGGTGAAAGCGAAGCTTGTCTCCAAGATTGCCGAGAAAAAGATAAAGGAGAATGGTGGAGCTGTTGTGCTTACGGCTTAAGCTGTTTTGCTCTTATCACTTTGAGTCTTTcagttttttatttttcaagtGTTGAGTTTCTTATTAATGGGTACTTTATTATGCTTCTAGTTGCTACTTTTTTGGTTTAAATAGATATGAATTGCTTTCCCAGTGCTTAGATCTTTGACTTATTTACGGTTTTATTTCTTATCGATTGGGTCTTTCTGGTGCTGCTTTtgatgtttttgattttgagttaTAATGCTTCTGAAAGTTTGGAATGTGCTAATTTTCCCTGTTACGTTTCTTTTCAACCTTATGCTGAAGTATTGCTCTTCTATAAGATTATAATATGAGGTTACTATTCGATCATGTAGCATATGATATGATCGTGTTAAAATATGGTAGCCAAATTTTAGTATCTATTGTCTAGATTGTGGGATGCTGGTTCTTGTTATATAAATTCGTCTTTGGGAATTTGCAATTTTGCATTGTCCATTGGCAAAATGGATGCAGAAACTTATTTACGGATGGAGTGCTATTAGTTCTTTTAGGCTGGATAATATACTTTGTAGTATGGTGATCTCGATGCTTAATAATTGGGTGATGCTTAAGTACTATTGAGATTCATATTTGTAGTTGGGATGCATAGTACTTTCTTGACTTGTTATAGTGGCAGGAATTGATAGCAAAATAAAATGCAATATTATATGATCAAGTTAACAGATGCTGACAATTGGCAAATTGGCCCTGGATAATTACATCTAATGAGCTTATTCCTGGTGTGAGGCATGATGACAGAATAACCAAGGTTTATTCAATAAGTTGTTTTTTTCCTCTTGTGTAGCTAGGAATGATTTTATCGTTGTGATTATATCATTTTACGGCTATGGGCAGTAGATGCAATTGGTTTGAAGTTCTAAACACTTGGATACTTGGTAAACCCTGAAGGAGCATAACATCTACGAATCCTAATATTCCCAATATTAGATGCCCCGAGAAGGGAGCTTGATGTTAGAAGTGAAATTCTGTGACACAACGACTTTTTTCAGAGGTCCCTTCTTGTTAAAGATTAGAACTTTTTAGATTTCTGTCATTTGATGAATTGATGTCTGCGAGTTGCATGCCTTGATATTGATCCCTGTTTGTGTTTCTAACTATTGCCGTCAAACAAAAAAAACTTGCTGCCGTTGGTTCTGCATACCAAGGATGGTATGTTCTTCGCCCTATTTCTCTCTAGAAAAAACCTTGTTCTTCAATTTCCGTCTCTCAAGAAAACCTAGTTCGCGGTTGCTGCCAGCAATCGGCCCTTTTTTAttttagtcttatttattttcttgttctcccAATGCTTTTGGCTTTATACCTCCATATAAGAACAAGTTGATTTCTAGGTTTTCATTCAAGATATTTGATCCTTGGTTTGTGAGGGAGCATCATTGTTGTAAGCTCTGATGCCAATTTAAATGGCTAGTTAGTGGTGGTTGAGAATAAATTGTGAAGGTCTACTATTTGTAGCAAGAACATTTCCATCTTCATAGGTATGCAGGGATCCTAATCTAAGGGTCTGTTTGCTTTTGGAACCGCaagaaaatcatttttttatatatatactatttaaaaatattaaaaaataatttaaaattaaatttaataaattttaattttaaaattattaaaataaaataatatttttaaaattatttttttaatgatatttaaaatgatatttttattaaaaaaaataatttcaagatAATAAATGTGTGGCTGTGTAAAAAGGGGTTTTCAGAGGCCTTGGGTAGAGATTACACCTCCTTTCCTTGATTGTTCAAGGTTGTGCCTCCATTTGTACTGCAGAGAAAGATAGCTGAATGTTGGTACAAGAAGTAGCCGATCATAGGCGGAAGGGCTCCTGCTCGGCTGCTCTTGCCCTCTGGCTCTGACGCTTGGTGCTCGGTTATTTTGTCTTCGATGGGCTGGACTTGCTTTGTAGGCTTCCTATGTGATCTCTGGTTCCTGTTTGTTATTGTTTATTTTCTTTTAGGCCTGATGGCCTTTGAACTCCTGCGCTGCAGCTCCTTTTCATGAAACTGAagagagaaaaatatttttttaaatatattaataagagaatattaaaaataatttaaaattaaatttgataaattttaatgtctATTTGATTTTAAGATTAGAGGTTAAAACtgtctttttaataaaaatattattttaaatattattaaaaaaaataattaggtaaaatttattttattaatttaatatttttataattaaaatttattaaatttaattttaaattattttttaatacactTTAaccattatttaaaaaaaaagtgatGTTTTCAATAGTAATATTAAATAGATCtttaatcataaaaaattttaaaacaataaaatgAATGCAAATTATTTTTAACCatatctattttttttaaaaaaaagttttGGGTCTTTAACATTCAATGTCAAACCGGTAACATGCCAACTGAGTAAACCCAGCCGAAGGAAAACACCATTCCCTTCCCAGAAAGGCATGGGAGGCCATCGGAGAATACTCGACTAAATCGAGAAAACTGAAAGAATTTAAAAATATTCTAGAGAGAATTTTCTCTCTCTACTACTCTAGAGACAgattttattttcatatattgATAATCTAAGTTG
Above is a genomic segment from Hevea brasiliensis isolate MT/VB/25A 57/8 chromosome 17, ASM3005281v1, whole genome shotgun sequence containing:
- the LOC110642589 gene encoding 60S ribosomal protein L27a-3; the protein is MTTRFKKNRKKRGHVSAGHGRIGKHRKHPGGRGNAGGMHHHRILFDKYHPGYFGKVGMRYFHKLRNKFYCPIVNIDKLWSLIPQEVKDKASKDNVPMIDVTQYGYFKVLGKGALPENKPIVVKAKLVSKIAEKKIKENGGAVVLTA
- the LOC110642588 gene encoding U-box domain-containing protein 33, whose product is MEEEKSYLPANSLPYCSARIISSEIVEIGEDSRSGTFVNSIDAGASDVYVAVGKDDLDVLKWALDHAVSPGSRVFLVHIFPPITYIPTPVGKLSRSQLSQDQVRYYINEEHNRRRNILQKYIRLCNDAKVTVDTMLLESSETAKAILDLIPVLNITNLVMGTTRRPRTRLLKKKLAKAEFIKKNAPDYCQITIVPDRKKVVDDQKVTELVHPSHPTNPKRPDISRSNSEKKFLECACFSACRSKVKY